In Haliotis asinina isolate JCU_RB_2024 chromosome 15, JCU_Hal_asi_v2, whole genome shotgun sequence, one DNA window encodes the following:
- the LOC137265220 gene encoding U4/U6.U5 small nuclear ribonucleoprotein 27 kDa protein-like: MPKERSRSPPRRDRERRRSRSRERRHHRRRSRSPRARRSRSHSPRRRSRSASPGRSERRSPSREKEISKSSDKPVQLNSSHVANKPKLDRQTMSKEESDMMKIMGFSGFETTKNKKVEGNDIYVTNLQRKRRYRQYMNRRGGFNRPLDFIA; this comes from the exons ATCGTGAGAGACGACGATCACGTTCACGAGAGAGAAGAC ATCACAGGAGGAGAAGCCGATCCCCCAGGGCCCGGCGTTCCCGATCTCACTCCCCAAGGAGGAGGTCAAG GTCCGCATCACCAGGCAGATCAGAGAGGAGGAGTCCGTCCAGAGAAAA GGAAATAAGCAAGTCTTCAGACAAGCCTGTTCAGCTAAATTCATCACATGTTGCTAATAAACCCAAGTTAGACA GACAGACAATGTCGAAAGAGGAGTCAgatatgatgaaaataatggGATTCTCTGGGTTTGAGACAACAAAA aACAAGAAGGTTGAAGGCAATGATATTTATGTGACTAACCTGCAGAGGAAGAGAAGATACAG ACAGTACATGAACAGGCGAGGAGGGTTCAACCGGCCGCTGGACTTCATCGCGTGA